GCTCCTTCACCCCGCTATCCCGGGGGCGTCAAAAACGGTTACTCTGGAGTGAGCTCACCCCGCTTCAGCCTGGCACGGTCGCCGAGCTGCATTATCACGAGCTTCGCGCCGATGTTCCAGGCTGAGAGGATCAAGCCGAGCAGCCTTGGATCCTCGCGCGTCGCCTTCCAGATGTCGTAGTGGATCGGCACGACAGCCCGCGCCCTGAGGTCCTCGACCGCTTTCGCGGCTTCGCACACCGTCATGTAATCCCTACGCCCGCGCGCGGACCTGCCGATGCTGATGAAGGCCACGTCGATCGCGTAAAGATCGCCTATCTCGGCTAGACCGGGGAAGTACGGGGTATCCCCGCTGTGGAAGAGGCTGCCGCCGGGCGTTTCGAGCAGGTACGTGACAGCGCTCTCGGCGTTTCGATCATCGGAGGGGAAAACCCGTAGCGTGCAGTCGTTGATCTCCAGCGAGTCGCCGGGCTTCACTTCGACGACTGTGGCCTCCACCCCTTCCGCTCTCAGCCAACCCCTGACTCTGCCGACGGAGGAGCGAGGCCCGACGAAGGTGGCCCTCGTGCTCCTCAGGATAGGTATGACCGTGTCTCGGTGGCAGTGGTCGTCGTGCTCGTGCGTTGACAGCACGGCAGTCGCCTTCCTCACCTCCGTCGGGTCGATGGGCACGGCTATCATGCGCAACCACTCCCTCGACGGAGAACCGCCGAAGTACGGGTCGATGTAGATCAGAGACTCGGCCGTCTTAACAGCTAGACCCGCGCCACCCAAGAACCAGACCACAGCTTCACCAACCGGTACCTCAAGCCCCTCGATTTCGTCCAGGAGCAGGCGCTGCCACACAGCGCTGCCATCGAGAAGCCAGAAAAATAGCTTGCTGTCAATAGAGCTCGTGGAAGGGGTGAGGCTCTCCCCTAAGCTTGCCGCCGTTACAGCGTTGCTCTTCGCTTCGGTGCTGATACTCGCGTGGCAACACTATTATACGGGCTCGAGTGCTGGTCGAGGTGTGACAGCAGGGAAAGGTGCGGGTGAGGTTCGACCCGCGAGTCTGCGCGAGCTGTTGAGCTCTCTTTCGCTGGAGGAGAAG
Above is a window of Thermofilaceae archaeon DNA encoding:
- a CDS encoding MBL fold metallo-hydrolase; this translates as MWQRLLLDEIEGLEVPVGEAVVWFLGGAGLAVKTAESLIYIDPYFGGSPSREWLRMIAVPIDPTEVRKATAVLSTHEHDDHCHRDTVIPILRSTRATFVGPRSSVGRVRGWLRAEGVEATVVEVKPGDSLEINDCTLRVFPSDDRNAESAVTYLLETPGGSLFHSGDTPYFPGLAEIGDLYAIDVAFISIGRSARGRRDYMTVCEAAKAVEDLRARAVVPIHYDIWKATREDPRLLGLILSAWNIGAKLVIMQLGDRARLKRGELTPE